A single genomic interval of Anopheles marshallii chromosome 2, idAnoMarsDA_429_01, whole genome shotgun sequence harbors:
- the LOC128707416 gene encoding nuclear inhibitor of protein phosphatase 1: MSNHYDIPSWAGKPPTGLHLDVMKEDKLIQKLMIDEKRCYLFGRNPQMNDFCIDHGSCSRVHAAFVYHKHLHIAYLVDLGSTHGTFIGSVRLEANKPTQLQINSQFSFGASTRHYILRERPTVGSRTNIMEDIPMMDISDGTFLGLPESQTELDNLTEYNTAHNRRISMLGISDDGGTVGGAGGTGGPGGNSGGSYKKSKRNKRKGVAFNEDEIIINPEDIDPSIGRFRNLIQSTVVPVSAKRAKMEVQNNMGIVTSPTGGMKTGAFHLHTHHSLAGVHGQHNPNVTPSLYHGIDPVDGGAHGGGSGGGGGVGGSGGSGSDGRGFGGFDMDTTPSGLSTKLGILLPNPAPDVNPTPVPVRETATVPMFAVPGGTASGGGGAISNNAKAGEKQPDTSDEPKKKKYAKEQWPGRKPLGLGSF, translated from the exons ATGTCAAATCACTATGATATTCCATCTTG GGCCGGAAAACCACCTACCGGTCTGCATTTGGATGTGATGAAGGAGGACAAGCTCATTCAGAAGCTGATGATCGATGAAAAACGCTGCTATCTGTTCGGACGCAATCCGCAGATGAACGACTTCTGCATCGACCATGGTTCCTGCTCACGCGTACATGCCGCATTCGTCTACCACAAGCATCTTCACATCGCCTACTTAGTCGACCTGGGCAGCA CGCACGGTACGTTTATCGGATCGGTCCGTTTGGaggcaaacaaaccaacgcaGCTGCAGATCAACAGCCAGTTTAGCTTCGGCGCTTCGACACGCCATTACATACTGCGGGAACGGCCAACAGTTGGTTCACGCACGAACATCATGGAAGATATACCGATGATGGACATAAGCGACGGCACCTTTCTCGGATTGCCAGAAAGTCAAACCGAGCTGGAT aatCTCACCGAGTACAATACCGCACACAATCGGCGCATTTCGATGCTGGGTATATCCGACGACGGTGGTACCGTGGGCGGTGCAGGCGGTACCGGTGGACCGGGTGGCAACAGCGGTGGCTCGTATAAAaagagcaaacgaaacaaacggaaagGCGTTGCCTTCAATGAGGATGAAATTATTATCAACCCCGAGGACATTGATCCGTCGATTGGACGCTTCCGCAATCTTATCCAATCCACCGTGGTGCCGGTATCGGCGAAACGTGCCAAAATGGAGGTACAAAATAATATGGGCATCGTGACATCGCCGACCGGTGGTATGAAAACCGGCGCCTTCCATCTACACACGCACCATTCGCTAGCGGGTGTACACGGTCAACATAACCCTAATGTGACGCCTAGTCTTTATCATGGAATCGATCCAGTTGATGGAGGAGCGCATggcggtggtagtggtggaggcggtggtgTTGGAGGTTCGGGTGGTTCCGGATCGGATGGGCGTGGGTTCGGAGGCTTCGATATGGACACGACACCGAGCGGGCTGTCAACGAAGTTGGGCATTTTGTTGCCCAATCCGGCACCGGATGTTAATCCGACACCAGTCCCGGTACGAGAGACTGCCACGGTACCAATGTTTGCTGTGCCGGGTGGAACCGcatccggtggtggtggtgccatCAGTAATAATG CTAAAGCGGGCGAGAAACAACCCGACACTTCCGACGAacccaagaagaagaaatatgcCAAGGAACAGTGGCCTGGCCGGAAACCGCTCGGTTTGGGCAGCTTTTAG
- the LOC128708294 gene encoding stromal membrane-associated protein 1: MSRKNETERQKQIQEKCQMLLTKMLRDDDNKYCVDCDAKGPRWASWNLGVFLCIRCAGIHRNLGVHISRVKSVNLDSWTPEQVVSLEQMGNSRARAVYEAMIPDGFRRPQTDSALESFIRAKYEHKKYLAREWVPPPAPKVDWDREIDEEIERQKRKKKASSSGGGGIGSVSGTLSLSSSADKKGHGASGASPSSTGTTMAAVPKLKAPASSMKSSSRTSGVSLNTSSSSATTTDTSTALSSSGPGNSAAGGSAGNTSAGTDLLGLSLGEGSTTVNHNAGANKTANGLSATASSNGMDLLERKNTDTDDLAKVEADFFNQSGPGNGVDASGKLTKDKIMALYGSAPSTVGSSVGSGFGGPAGFGGFQQAGSTFPPAANAPAATVPFNGGMMPTNAFGAFQTFPGLNGVPGAGAPGQYPMMGGGVVPPQMVYNNGGVAAPNMMAAGSMFNAQTGAPAQPLGMVPPYGAMPQYTAGFPPMVGIPQHGQAMPAAAAFANFPKTVPQQQQQQQPQQQDKLSNQFGTMNLRDVWQ; the protein is encoded by the exons ATGAGCAGAAAAAATGAGACCGAGCGGCAGAAGCAGATACAGGAAAAGTGCCAGATGCTGCTAACGAAGATGCTGCGAGACGATGACAACAAGTATTGCGTTGACTGTGATGCGAAAGGGCCGCGCTGGGCGTCCTGGAATTTGGGCGTTTTCCTTTGCATACGCTGTGCCGGTATCCATCGTAACCTGGGCGTGCACATTAGCCGGGTGAAGTCGGTCAATCTGGACAGCTGGACACCGGAGCAGGTG gtATCACTAGAGCAAATGGGCAATTCTAGGGCCCGTGCCGTATACGAAGCAATGATTCCGGACGGTTTCCGGCGACCGCAAACCGATTCCGCGCTCGAAAGCTTTATTCGGGCGAAGTACGAGCACAAGAAATATCTGGCACGGGAGTGGGTTCCTCCGCCCGCACCGAAAGTCGACTGGGACCGGGAGATCGACGAGGAGATCGAACGGCAAAAGCGCAAGAAAAAAGCGTCCTcttctggtggtggtggtatcgGTTCGGTCAGTGGGACGCTTTCGCTTTCGTCATCGGCAGACAAGAAAGGTCACGGTGCGTCCGGTGCGTCACCTTCGTCGACCGGCACCACGATGGCCGCTGTGCCAAAGCTGAAAGCACCTGCCAGCAGTATGAAATCGTCCAGCCGGACGTCGGGCGTCTCTTTGAAcacttcctcctcctccgcAACAACCACCGACACTTCCACTGCCCTGTCGTCCAGTGGGCCCGGTAactctgctgctggtggtagtGCTGGCAATACAAGCGCCGGAACAGATTTGCTCGGCCTTTCGCTCGGTGAAGGAAGCACAACGGTTAATCACAACGCAGGTGCTAACAAAACGGCCAACGGACTATCAGCCACAGCGAGCAGCAATGGGATGGATCTGCTCGAACGCAAAAATACCGACACGGACGATCTGGCAAAGGTGGAAGCGGACTTTTTCAATCAATCCGGACCGGGCAACGGAGTGGACGCTAGCGGTAAGCTTACGAAGGATAAAATTATGGCCCTGTACGGCTCAGCACCAAGCACGGTCGGGTCGTCGGTTGGCAGTGGATTCGGTGGGCCAGCCGGTTTCGGTGGTTTCCAGCAGGCCGGCAGCACATTTCCACCGGCTGCTAATGCACCGGCCGCTACAGTACCATTCAATGGTGGCATGATGCCAACTAATGCATTCGGTGCATTCCAAACGTTCCCGGGCTTGAACGGTGTTCCGGGTGCTGGTGCTCCGGGACAATATCCCATGATGGGTGGTGGTGTCGTCCCACCACAGATGGTGTACAACAATGGGGGTGTAGCCGCCCCGAACATGATGGCGGCCGGTTCCATGTTCAACGCACAGACAGGTGCTCCCGCACAACCGCTCGGTATGGTTCCTCCGTACGGTGCGATGCCACAGTATACGGCAGGTTTTCCTCCAATGGTCGGTATTCCGCAACACGGACAAGCAATGCCCGCTGCAGCTGCTTTCGCAAACTTTCCTAAGACCGTCcctcagcaacagcagcagcagcaaccgcaacaGCAGGACAAACTAAGCAATCAGTTCGGTACTATGAATCTGCGGGACGTGTGGCAATAG